One Spea bombifrons isolate aSpeBom1 chromosome 1, aSpeBom1.2.pri, whole genome shotgun sequence DNA window includes the following coding sequences:
- the EMB gene encoding embigin produces the protein MVPSPVRPVMVSLFCGLLSMASPGTTGSKPGPDLDIHASQNNIEHVSNIIEEKHSILIPDLTSKALKKNITIDNPVRLSLDCYLLVDLKDFQMGDVTWKHGNGTLSRNSYTYNNTENTWHTSYEFIVTDNSKIGTYTCIFNSTAEVRAEFHINVPNVRSENKPLVSYKKDTIVMKCDSAKYTPVEWIWYHVNGSDQVQLNSSSAPNKYEICQKKPNETKLHISDLSEEDDGIYICKAVFKIGEQHGEIQLTILSYMVPLKVFLAIAAEVVILVSVIFICEVKTKKRPCQADGNNDAEQTTQLKSETSSTLEASTTRQRK, from the exons ATGGTGCCGTCTCCCGTGCGCCCCGTTATGGTATCCTTATTCTGCGGGCTTTTGTCTATGGCTTCCCCAGGAACGACAGGCAGTAAACCCG GTCCGGATTTAGATATACATGCTTCACAGAACAACATTGAACACGTTTCAAACATCATAGAAGAGAAACACAGTATATTGATACCTG ATCTGACTTCGAAagccttaaagaaaaatataactaTTGACAATCCAGTACGTTTGAGTCTTGATTGTTATTTGCTCGTTGACTTGAAAGATTTCCAGATGGGTGACGTGACCTGGAAGCATGGAAATGGAACACTGAGCAGAAACAGTTATACTTATAACAACACTGAGAATACATGGCACACTTCTTATGA ATTCATTGTAACAGACAACAGCAAGATTGGAACCTATACCTGCATTTTCAACTCTACTGCAGAAGTTAGAGCAGAATTTCATATAAATG tacccAATGTTAGGAGTGAAAACAAGCCTCTTGTCAGCTATAAGAAGGACACTATTGTCATGAAATGTGACAGTGCAAAGTATACGCCTGTGGAATGGATCTGGTATCATGTTAATGGAAGTGATCAG GTACAGCTAAATTCCTCTTCTGCACCCAATAAGTATGAGATTTGTCAAAAGAAACCCAACGAAACCAAGCTACACATATCAGACTTATCTGAAGAAGATGACGGAATTTACATCTGCAAAGCCGTTTTTAAAATAGGAGAACAGCATGGAGAAATTCAGCTAACTATCCTCAGCTACATGGTGCCCCTTAAAGTTTTTCTTGCAATAGCTGCAGAAGTTGTGATCTTAGTATCTGTTATTTTCATCTGTGAGGTGAAGACTAAAAAGAGACCATGCCAAGCAG ATGGTAACAATGACGCAGAGCAAACGACTCAGCT GAAGTCTGAAACCAGTAGTACTCTCGAAGCAAGCACTACAAGGCAACGCAAG TGA